A region from the Prochlorococcus sp. MIT 0603 genome encodes:
- a CDS encoding PRC-barrel domain-containing protein — translation MINTQFPNDLGDTVPSDRLWLRSELMGTQVITRDTGRRLGVVGEVVVDIDRREVVALGLRDNPLTRYLPGLPKWMILDRIRQVGDVILVDSIDSLSEDFNPDRYSKVINCQVITESGEQLGRVLGFSFDIETGELISLVMGALGVPLLGEGVLSTWEIPVNEIVSSGADRIIVYEGAEEKLKQLSSGLLEKIGVGGAAWDERENERYRVNLVPVENQLTSGEEIQENQRALKASEDLALPEEEQELEYVELEDQNQYYEKKSRYLEDINPPKSTDFGNSYVRNNDQFDFSQGNNFSNNIPESKSNLSRLNNGNTRKSLINSDDPLDIEPIKLERIDRQSIDSEEEATNNLEIEDPW, via the coding sequence TTGATCAACACTCAATTTCCTAACGATTTAGGTGACACAGTTCCCAGTGACAGACTCTGGCTTCGCTCAGAGTTGATGGGAACTCAGGTGATTACTCGTGATACAGGGAGGCGCTTAGGTGTTGTTGGAGAGGTTGTTGTTGATATTGATAGGCGAGAAGTTGTAGCACTTGGTCTTAGGGATAATCCTTTAACGAGGTACCTACCTGGACTCCCAAAATGGATGATTCTTGATCGAATTCGTCAGGTTGGAGATGTGATTCTTGTGGATTCCATTGATTCTTTAAGTGAAGATTTCAATCCTGATAGATATAGCAAAGTTATAAATTGCCAAGTGATCACTGAATCTGGAGAACAATTGGGAAGAGTTCTTGGATTTTCATTTGATATTGAAACAGGCGAATTAATTAGTTTGGTTATGGGAGCTCTTGGAGTACCTCTTTTAGGAGAGGGGGTTTTGAGTACTTGGGAAATACCAGTAAATGAAATAGTTAGCAGTGGCGCTGATCGAATTATTGTTTATGAAGGTGCTGAAGAAAAATTAAAACAACTAAGTAGTGGATTACTTGAAAAGATTGGAGTTGGTGGTGCGGCTTGGGATGAAAGAGAAAATGAGCGTTATCGGGTAAATTTAGTTCCAGTTGAGAATCAATTAACTTCAGGAGAAGAAATTCAAGAAAATCAAAGAGCCTTAAAGGCTTCAGAAGACCTTGCTCTTCCTGAGGAAGAGCAAGAATTGGAATATGTGGAGCTAGAAGATCAAAATCAATACTATGAGAAAAAATCAAGATATCTAGAAGATATTAACCCTCCAAAATCTACTGATTTTGGAAACTCTTATGTTAGGAATAATGATCAATTTGACTTCTCTCAGGGAAATAATTTTTCAAATAATATTCCTGAATCAAAATCTAATCTATCAAGATTAAACAACGGGAATACTCGAAAATCTTTGATTAATTCAGATGATCCTTTAGATATTGAGCCTATCAAATTAGAAAGAATTGATAGGCAGAGTATAGACTCTGAAGAAGAAGCTACAAATAACTTAGAGATAGAGGATCCTTGGTAG
- the smc gene encoding chromosome segregation protein SMC — MVYINQVGLTNFKSFGGSMTIPLEEGFTVVTGPNGSGKSNILDGVLFCLGLATSRGMRAERLPDLVNSAVLRAGKSSETVVSVRFDLEGWLPDSAEEGLEAPEEGPWIKPGQKEWTVTRRLRVMPGGSYSSSYSADGEPCNLQQLQTQLRRLRIDPEGSNVVMQGDVTRVVSMSNKDRRGLIDELAGVALFDNRIEQTRLKLDDVFERQERCRIVEQELLSSKQRLEKDCEKALLYKELKEKMQIARKQESVLVFELAKQESRNLALRQKELIEKEVVDKQLLEKSQVRVQDSEEKLNKLQVEVKALGEDKLISIQGEIAGLDSQTRELERQAMQHKNEGEKLQHERNELKNLQLQLKEDSMKRASIFPIEKLEIAEKTLKDAQSAVEVSRRRLTDVAGRSGEWVEKYKERNLIRQKIQIKLKPLQEEQQELQGGLLQINERLEELNIDHNRDLIENQKLNDELLNLETEWDSLLKIINNKQVEIDKYISDLSIQQRTRLRLENDQAKLEKDIARLESRRETLQESRGTGALRLLLESGLEGIHGPVANLGEVDKQYRLALEVAAGARIGQIVVDDDSIAAKSIELLKKRKAGRLTFLPLNKIKNSNSKNVFQRSVEQHTNNGFIGKAIDLIKFESIYKEVFRYVFGETFVFNDLNTARTQLGSFRSVTLAGELIEKSGAMTGGSFLARSSSLSFGSTNENDDIEPLRKRLLELGETLVTSKKEESRLIQLLDESRPKLKTLEKRQASLDAQRSTFKRSNAPFLDRHNQQSDRLNSLKKSKEENEHRLVLIAEEIAPFLFDLEKLDEKETRPLSEEQSDNIKQLQVDLELSEVSLRDAKDERDNLINEKRHEELALERLDDQQKSLLQQEERLQEAVNLLTKNHKNWRNENQALTIQKEKLELQKEELEKSFGEKRRARDAAELQVSRDRQKVQDIQWKLERLREDLKSMEEEIRSGNIRIQELERLLPDPLPEIPEEVRENGLEHLQNHLQNLQERIESLEPVNMLALEELEKLDIRLNDLVQRLEVLTEERSELLLRVETVATLRQEAFMEAFQEVDKHFREIFASLSEGDGHLQLENDESPLDGGLTLVAHPKGKAVRRLAAMSGGEKSLTALSFLFALQRFRPSPFYALDEVDSFLDGVNVERLSSLISKQSENAQFMVVSHRRPMIGAATRTIGVTQARGSNTQVVGLPLAA; from the coding sequence TTGGTTTACATCAATCAGGTGGGTCTAACAAATTTTAAGTCCTTTGGGGGTTCAATGACTATTCCCCTTGAGGAGGGGTTTACTGTCGTTACAGGTCCTAATGGTTCTGGTAAAAGTAATATTCTTGATGGGGTTCTCTTTTGTCTTGGATTAGCTACTAGCAGAGGAATGCGTGCCGAGCGCCTTCCAGATTTAGTTAATAGTGCTGTTTTGCGAGCTGGTAAGTCTTCTGAAACTGTTGTCAGTGTGAGGTTTGATCTAGAAGGATGGTTGCCTGATTCTGCAGAGGAAGGGTTAGAGGCTCCGGAAGAAGGACCCTGGATTAAACCAGGACAAAAGGAATGGACTGTCACTAGGCGTTTGCGAGTAATGCCAGGAGGCTCTTATAGCTCTTCGTATAGCGCCGATGGAGAACCTTGCAATTTGCAGCAACTTCAGACTCAACTTCGGAGGTTAAGGATTGATCCTGAAGGCAGCAACGTCGTTATGCAGGGTGATGTAACAAGAGTTGTTTCCATGAGTAATAAAGACCGTAGAGGTTTAATTGATGAGCTTGCTGGAGTCGCGTTGTTTGATAATCGAATAGAGCAGACACGCTTAAAGTTAGATGATGTTTTTGAGCGTCAGGAAAGATGCCGCATAGTTGAACAAGAGCTTCTTTCATCCAAACAAAGGTTAGAGAAAGATTGTGAAAAGGCCCTGCTCTACAAAGAACTTAAAGAGAAGATGCAAATTGCTAGGAAACAAGAGTCCGTTTTGGTTTTTGAATTAGCTAAACAAGAAAGTAGAAATCTGGCTTTACGTCAAAAGGAATTAATTGAAAAAGAAGTTGTTGATAAACAACTTTTAGAAAAGTCTCAAGTTAGAGTTCAGGATTCAGAGGAGAAGTTAAATAAATTACAAGTTGAAGTAAAAGCTTTGGGTGAAGATAAATTAATTTCAATTCAGGGGGAAATTGCAGGGTTAGATAGCCAAACACGCGAACTAGAAAGACAGGCTATGCAACATAAAAACGAAGGTGAGAAGCTTCAACATGAAAGAAATGAATTAAAAAATCTACAATTGCAATTAAAAGAAGATTCTATGAAGAGAGCAAGCATATTTCCTATTGAGAAACTGGAAATTGCAGAAAAAACTCTTAAAGATGCTCAATCTGCAGTTGAAGTATCACGTAGACGACTTACTGATGTTGCAGGGCGATCAGGCGAATGGGTAGAGAAATATAAAGAGCGCAATTTAATTCGACAGAAGATTCAGATTAAATTGAAACCATTACAAGAAGAGCAACAAGAACTACAGGGAGGTTTATTACAAATTAATGAGCGGTTAGAAGAATTAAATATTGATCATAATAGAGATTTAATAGAAAATCAGAAATTAAATGATGAGTTATTGAATCTTGAAACAGAATGGGACTCTTTATTAAAAATAATTAACAATAAGCAGGTAGAAATAGATAAATATATCTCTGACTTATCTATACAACAAAGAACTAGATTGCGTCTCGAAAATGACCAAGCTAAATTAGAAAAAGATATAGCTCGTCTTGAAAGTCGAAGAGAAACATTACAAGAAAGTAGAGGTACTGGAGCTTTAAGATTATTATTGGAATCAGGCTTAGAAGGAATCCATGGACCTGTAGCTAATTTAGGTGAAGTTGATAAACAATATCGACTTGCTCTTGAGGTAGCAGCTGGAGCAAGGATTGGTCAAATTGTTGTTGATGATGATTCAATTGCGGCTAAATCTATTGAGTTGTTAAAAAAGCGTAAAGCAGGAAGATTGACATTTCTTCCACTTAATAAGATCAAAAACTCTAATTCAAAAAATGTTTTTCAGAGATCAGTAGAACAACATACAAATAATGGATTTATAGGTAAAGCAATAGATCTTATTAAGTTTGAGAGTATTTATAAAGAGGTTTTTAGATATGTTTTTGGAGAAACTTTTGTTTTTAATGATTTAAATACAGCGCGAACTCAACTAGGATCTTTTAGATCTGTAACTCTTGCTGGGGAATTAATAGAGAAGAGTGGTGCGATGACTGGAGGTAGCTTTTTGGCTAGAAGCAGTTCATTAAGTTTTGGCAGTACAAACGAAAATGATGATATTGAGCCTCTTAGAAAACGATTGCTAGAGCTTGGTGAGACACTTGTAACTTCTAAAAAAGAAGAATCTCGTTTGATTCAACTATTAGATGAATCAAGGCCTAAATTAAAAACACTTGAAAAGAGACAAGCTTCTTTAGATGCTCAGCGTTCTACATTTAAACGTTCTAATGCTCCTTTCTTAGATAGACATAATCAACAAAGCGATCGTTTAAATAGCCTTAAAAAATCTAAAGAGGAGAATGAACATCGATTGGTTTTAATTGCAGAAGAAATCGCACCATTTTTGTTTGATTTAGAAAAACTAGATGAAAAAGAAACCCGACCTTTATCTGAAGAACAGAGTGACAATATTAAGCAATTACAAGTAGATCTTGAGTTATCAGAAGTAAGTCTTAGGGATGCAAAAGACGAAAGAGATAATTTGATTAATGAAAAGCGTCATGAAGAATTAGCCTTGGAAAGGCTTGATGATCAACAAAAGTCACTCTTGCAACAAGAAGAGAGATTGCAGGAAGCGGTGAATTTGTTAACTAAGAATCATAAGAATTGGAGAAATGAAAATCAAGCTTTAACCATTCAAAAAGAGAAACTGGAATTGCAAAAGGAAGAATTAGAAAAATCTTTTGGTGAGAAAAGAAGGGCTAGAGATGCTGCTGAATTGCAAGTATCTAGAGATAGACAAAAAGTCCAAGACATTCAATGGAAACTGGAACGATTAAGGGAAGATTTAAAGTCTATGGAAGAAGAAATACGAAGTGGAAATATACGTATTCAAGAATTAGAAAGGCTTCTACCAGACCCTTTGCCAGAAATACCTGAGGAGGTTAGAGAAAACGGTTTAGAGCATCTTCAGAATCATTTGCAAAACTTACAAGAGAGAATTGAGTCTTTAGAACCTGTAAATATGCTTGCTTTAGAAGAGTTGGAAAAGTTAGATATTCGTTTAAATGATCTTGTTCAAAGGCTTGAAGTCTTAACAGAAGAACGTTCGGAATTATTGTTACGTGTTGAAACTGTTGCGACTCTTCGACAAGAGGCTTTTATGGAAGCTTTTCAGGAAGTAGATAAACATTTTAGAGAAATTTTTGCGAGTCTTTCAGAAGGGGATGGACATCTTCAGTTGGAAAATGATGAGAGCCCATTAGATGGTGGTTTGACTTTGGTAGCGCACCCTAAAGGTAAAGCTGTAAGGCGTTTAGCAGCTATGTCAGGAGGGGAAAAATCATTAACTGCTCTTAGCTTCCTTTTTGCATTACAACGTTTTAGGCCTTCTCCTTTTTATGCTTTAGATGAAGTTGATAGTTTTCTGGATGGAGTTAATGTGGAAAGACTTTCATCACTGATTTCAAAACAATCAGAAAATGCTCAATTTATGGTTGTTAGTCATCGACGTCCCATGATAGGAGCTGCTACTCGAACTATTGGTGTCACCCAAGCTAGAGGTTCTAATACACAGGTAGTTGGTTTGCCTTTGGCAGCTTGA
- the psbX gene encoding photosystem II reaction center X protein: MAFHLSNLLFGAAVSNQAATNSAIGMIGSFIAAAALIVVPAAFVLIWVSQKDALQRGR; encoded by the coding sequence ATGGCTTTTCATTTGTCAAATCTTCTTTTTGGTGCTGCAGTTTCTAATCAAGCTGCTACCAATTCAGCTATCGGCATGATTGGGAGTTTTATTGCTGCCGCCGCTTTAATAGTTGTTCCCGCAGCCTTTGTTTTGATTTGGGTGTCACAAAAAGATGCTCTTCAACGAGGACGCTAG
- the accC gene encoding acetyl-CoA carboxylase biotin carboxylase subunit, giving the protein MSLGKVLIANRGEIALRILRSCRELGIATVAVYSTTDRNALHVQLADEAVCVGDSPSNKSYLNVPNILAAATSRGVDAIHPGYGFLAENDRFAEICSDHGIVFVGPSPHAIRSMGDKATAKSTMEAVGVPTVPGSKGLLANWEDAASLATEMGYPVMIKATAGGGGRGMRLVQAPESIEDLFKAAQGESEAAFGNGGLYMEKFIDKPRHVEVQILADSFGNVVHLGERDCSIQRRHQKLLEESPSPALDSELRVRMGEAAVSAAKSIKYEGAGTVEFLLDRSGNFYFMEMNTRIQVEHPVTEMVTGVDLVAEQLRIAGGESISFKQDDIRLNGHAIECRINAEDASHNFRPSPGRITGWLPPGGPGVRVDSHVYTGYDIPPFYDSLIGKLIVWGQDRETALKRMKRALNECAVTGIPTTIDFHLELLDRHEFLKGDVHTKFVEQEMLN; this is encoded by the coding sequence GTGTCACTAGGCAAAGTACTTATAGCTAATCGTGGCGAAATTGCCTTAAGAATACTCCGCAGTTGCAGGGAGTTAGGCATAGCAACAGTTGCTGTTTATAGCACGACTGATCGAAATGCATTACATGTTCAACTTGCTGATGAAGCCGTATGTGTTGGTGATTCTCCTAGTAATAAAAGCTATTTGAATGTTCCCAATATTCTCGCTGCTGCAACTTCTAGGGGGGTAGATGCCATCCATCCAGGTTATGGTTTCCTTGCGGAAAATGATCGTTTTGCTGAGATTTGCTCCGATCATGGAATTGTGTTTGTAGGTCCATCTCCCCATGCGATTAGGTCGATGGGTGATAAGGCAACTGCTAAATCAACAATGGAGGCGGTCGGGGTCCCAACAGTGCCTGGTAGTAAAGGTTTATTAGCTAACTGGGAGGATGCTGCTTCTCTTGCTACTGAGATGGGCTATCCAGTCATGATCAAGGCAACTGCAGGAGGCGGCGGAAGGGGCATGAGGCTGGTACAGGCGCCTGAATCTATTGAGGATCTTTTTAAGGCTGCTCAAGGCGAATCAGAAGCAGCTTTTGGAAATGGTGGTTTGTATATGGAGAAGTTTATCGATAAGCCTCGACATGTAGAGGTCCAGATTTTGGCAGATAGTTTTGGAAATGTTGTTCATTTAGGAGAAAGAGATTGTTCTATTCAAAGAAGACACCAGAAATTATTGGAAGAATCTCCTAGCCCAGCTTTAGATAGTGAATTGCGCGTACGTATGGGCGAGGCAGCAGTATCAGCTGCAAAAAGCATTAAATATGAAGGAGCAGGAACAGTTGAATTTCTTTTAGATCGTTCAGGGAATTTTTATTTTATGGAAATGAATACTCGCATTCAAGTTGAACATCCTGTTACAGAAATGGTTACAGGAGTTGATTTAGTTGCTGAACAACTGCGAATAGCTGGTGGGGAATCTATTTCTTTTAAGCAAGATGATATAAGACTTAATGGCCATGCTATTGAATGCAGGATTAATGCTGAAGATGCATCTCATAATTTTCGCCCTTCACCTGGACGAATTACAGGATGGTTGCCTCCTGGAGGACCTGGTGTAAGAGTGGATAGCCATGTTTATACGGGTTATGATATCCCACCTTTTTATGATTCTTTAATAGGAAAATTGATTGTATGGGGACAAGATCGTGAAACAGCTTTAAAACGCATGAAAAGAGCCTTAAATGAATGCGCTGTGACAGGAATACCCACAACTATTGATTTCCACTTGGAATTACTTGATCGCCATGAATTTCTTAAAGGGGACGTTCATACAAAGTTTGTAGAGCAGGAAATGCTTAATTGA
- a CDS encoding YggT family protein codes for MTPILIEALPTIHFLTGLLLAAWTLAFLMRIVLTWYPQVKIHKGFWLIFFIPTEIFLANTRRFIAPIGGVDITPVIWFGIISLSRELLVGPQGIISQILLNQVN; via the coding sequence GTGACGCCAATCTTGATAGAAGCACTTCCAACAATCCATTTTTTGACAGGTTTGCTCTTAGCAGCCTGGACTTTGGCATTCTTAATGAGAATAGTGCTTACCTGGTATCCACAAGTCAAGATTCACAAGGGTTTTTGGCTTATTTTTTTCATACCTACCGAAATTTTTTTAGCGAACACAAGGCGCTTTATTGCACCAATTGGTGGCGTAGATATAACGCCTGTAATCTGGTTTGGCATCATTAGCCTTAGTAGAGAATTATTAGTTGGTCCTCAAGGAATAATCTCTCAAATATTACTAAATCAAGTAAATTGA
- a CDS encoding glycosyl transferase — translation MNSIKSTTSKDPALVVVMVSNGPGELTTWVKPLAEKLHETLCLSSYKKNSLISLRLVLVPCPNSTGREKELAEKWEVFEQVSTAKSFWKLLINPRKYGFWPSKGVVVFLGGDQFWSVLLAARLKYKNITYAEWIARWPFWNDRIAAMSPKVKSLLPKKLQKRCVVVGDLMADIPENATKSNPLPKGKWIAILPGSKKAKLSIGIPFFLEMADHIKKIIPECNLLIPIAPTTNIEEIVFFNGPENSIAKQYKSKIQYIKTGSQNFPWKKIITQMKTEIHLIEEYPAHNLISQCNLAITTIGANTAELGALGIPMIVVVPTQHLNVMEAWDGFIGIIARLPILKWCLGLLISLWRMRGKRYMAWPNITAKKMIVPERIGKFEPIDIAREAEEWINSPTRLEGQKEDLMSLRGKPGAIKLMIKEINYLIDKLLIE, via the coding sequence TTGAATTCAATAAAATCAACTACATCAAAAGATCCTGCTCTTGTAGTAGTGATGGTCTCAAATGGGCCTGGAGAGTTAACGACATGGGTGAAACCTCTTGCAGAAAAATTACACGAAACTTTATGTCTCAGCTCATACAAGAAAAACTCATTAATTAGCCTGAGATTAGTTTTAGTACCCTGTCCAAATTCAACAGGAAGGGAAAAGGAACTTGCTGAAAAATGGGAAGTTTTTGAACAAGTATCTACTGCCAAGAGTTTCTGGAAACTCTTAATCAATCCTAGAAAATATGGATTTTGGCCTTCCAAAGGTGTCGTAGTGTTTTTAGGAGGAGATCAATTTTGGAGTGTATTACTAGCGGCAAGACTTAAATATAAAAATATTACGTATGCGGAATGGATTGCAAGATGGCCTTTTTGGAATGATCGAATTGCAGCCATGTCTCCTAAAGTAAAATCTCTTTTACCCAAAAAGTTACAGAAACGTTGCGTGGTGGTAGGGGATTTAATGGCAGATATTCCAGAAAATGCCACCAAGAGTAATCCACTTCCAAAAGGTAAATGGATAGCAATCTTACCTGGCTCAAAAAAAGCAAAACTTTCTATAGGAATACCATTTTTCCTTGAAATGGCAGATCATATAAAGAAAATAATTCCAGAATGTAATTTGCTGATTCCTATTGCACCAACAACGAATATAGAAGAAATAGTCTTTTTTAATGGTCCTGAGAATTCAATTGCAAAACAATACAAATCTAAAATCCAATATATAAAAACTGGAAGTCAAAATTTTCCCTGGAAGAAAATCATTACCCAAATGAAAACTGAGATTCATTTAATCGAAGAATACCCTGCACACAATTTGATCAGTCAATGTAATTTAGCAATAACCACAATTGGAGCTAATACAGCAGAGTTAGGTGCTTTAGGGATACCCATGATCGTCGTTGTCCCAACACAGCATTTAAATGTGATGGAAGCTTGGGATGGTTTTATTGGAATAATTGCAAGATTACCTATATTAAAATGGTGTTTAGGATTATTAATTAGCTTATGGAGAATGCGTGGCAAAAGATATATGGCATGGCCAAATATAACAGCAAAAAAAATGATTGTACCTGAAAGAATTGGCAAGTTTGAACCAATTGATATTGCACGCGAAGCAGAAGAATGGATCAATTCACCTACAAGACTTGAAGGTCAAAAAGAAGACTTAATGTCATTAAGAGGTAAGCCTGGTGCCATAAAGCTAATGATTAAAGAAATTAATTATCTAATAGATAAATTATTAATTGAATAA